The following proteins are encoded in a genomic region of Zea mays cultivar B73 chromosome 9, Zm-B73-REFERENCE-NAM-5.0, whole genome shotgun sequence:
- the LOC103639283 gene encoding uncharacterized protein: MGELSLEEQREEAWARRSELRQGEQRSWTRRGKDAMGGSRQPFLEQKNSSAHREELWRGSPRLGKGASRRAARRGKLARARERAEELGELRQKREAEEQGRGAWLRAEDGHRWDFYPGWPSGWERGNGGEKNLEQSGGCEDKHGHRRTDFCSQQPERMRTTG, encoded by the coding sequence ATGGGCGAGCTGAGCTTGGAGGAGCAGAGGGAGGAAGCTTGGGCGCGACGCAGTGAGCTCCGGCAAGGAGAACAAAGGAGCTGGACGCGCCGAGGGAAAGACGCCATGGGGGGCTCGCGGCAGCCATTTTTGGAGCAGAAAAACTCCAGCGCGCACAGGGAGGAGCTCTGGAGAGGGAGTCCGCGGCTGGGGAAAGGGGCATCCCGGCGAGCTGCGCGCAGGGGCAAGCTCGCGCGCGCCAGGGAGAGAGCAGAGGAACTCGGCGAGCTGCGGCAGAAGAGGGAGGCCGAGGAGCAAGGCAGGGGCGCTTGGTTGAGAGCAGAAGATGGACACCGATGGGATTTTTATCCAGGATGGCCGAGCGGATGGGAACGAGGCAACGGCGGTGAGAAAAATCTTGAGCAGAGCGGCGGCTGCGAGGATAAGCACGGCCACCGGCGGACAGATTTTTGTTCCCAACAACCGGAGCGGATGAGGACGACCGGGTGA